A genomic segment from Neodiprion lecontei isolate iyNeoLeco1 chromosome 1, iyNeoLeco1.1, whole genome shotgun sequence encodes:
- the LOC107227371 gene encoding peroxidase, with product MGSRKRLAGVFAIIFIAQASATVDDFLNLTPNGNSVPRRTESRKSRYVSYAGDNVPLLFPISSHNIFFGQTPVVYQPYGAATGEVVGNSQPNQSSQQSQATCGDRFNGVCEKSRYRTFDGSCNNPYNPTWGQANTRYARLLPSNYADGIHEPTRSVSGNSLPLSREVSLVLFPDVKVEDKMWTLANMQWGQIVTHDMAMIDGSTQSKAHPTRCCTDDGQFLTSALNSPLCYPIVVPPNDPVHAPSGTKCLNFVRSTTDLDRGCSSLNEPAEQLTTVTGWLDLSIVYGSDDQTAASLRAGIGGRLNVDVRNGREWPPAALNKSAICDVESDAEICYRTGDARANQNPQLTVMQIMLLREHNRIADVLAHLNPHWTDDIVFQEARRIAIAQHQYITYYEWLPIFLGVENSLCHKIIYDTNGYVDDYSPSINPSILNEHSNAAFRYFHSLIAGRLQLVNEHRFAFTYNSLRLSDHFNQPGVIEQGDNMNDLIRGLGTQPEEASDQYFTSEVTQFLFRAGKTFGSDLRATDIQRSRDHGLASYNQVRQYCGLPKARRWADFTDYISPENVEKLARLYETPDDVDLTVGGSLESHVNGALAGPTFVCILLEQFYRTRAGDRFWFESSDQDVAFTPEQLTEIRKSSISKLFCDNGDNIKLMQPRGFEIVSEQNPLIKCNDLPGIDLSLWRAVDPRYRERHYRPHVFRQ from the exons ATGGGGAGCAGAAAAAGGCTCGCCGGCGTCTTCGCTATAATTTTTATAGCTCAAGCATCGGCGACGGTTGACGATTTCCTGAACTTGACACCGAACGGCAATTCAGTTCCAAGACGAACAG AGTCAAGGAAGAGTCGTTACGTCAGCTATGCAGGTGATAACGTACCGTTGCTTTTCCCAATCTCGTCGCACAACATCTTTTTTGGACAAACTCCGGTAGTCTATCAACC GTACGGCGCTGCAACAGGAGAAGTCGTTGGCAATAGTCAGCCGAATCAATCCAGCCAACAGAGCCAAGCGACCTGCGGCGATAGATTCAACGGTGTCTGTGAAAAATCGAGGTACAGGACCTTCGACGGGTCCTGCAATAATCCTTACAACCCAACTTGGGGCCAGGCAAATACCCGGTACGCTCGACTCCTGCCCTCCAATTACGCCGACG GAATCCACGAGCCGACCCGCTCCGTTAGCGGAAACAGTCTTCCTCTCTCCCGGGAGGTCAGCCTCGTTCTTTTCCCGGACGTCAAGGTGGAGGACAAGATGTGGACGCTGGCGAACATGCAGTGGGGCCAAATCGTCACCCACGACATGGCCATGATCGACGGATCCACGCAGTCCA AGGCCCATCCAACGAGATGCTGCACCGACGATGGCCAGTTCCTGACCTCAGCCCTCAACAGCCCCCTTTGCTACCCCATCGTCGTACCGCCCAACGACCCTGTTCACGCTCCATCCGGAACAAAGTGCTTAAACTTTGTTCGTAGTACGACTGACCTCGACCGTGGATGCTCCTCGTTGAACGAGCCTGCGGAACAG TTGACCACCGTCACGGGTTGGCTTGACCTCTCCATAGTCTACGGATCGGACGATCAGACCGCGGCCAGTCTTCGGGCCGGTATCGGAGGTCGTCTCAACGTCGACGTTCGCAACGGCAGAGAATGGCCACCGGCGGCACTGAACAAGAGCGCGATTTGCGACGTGGAGAGCGACGCCGAGATCTGCTACCGAACAG GAGACGCCAGGGCGAATCAAAATCCTCAGCTGACGGTTATGCAGATAATGCTCCTCAGGGAGCATAATCGAATCGCTGACGTACTCGCTCATCTCAATCCCCACTGGACCGATGATATAGTTTTCCAAGAAGCCAGACGCATCGCGATTGCTCAGCACCAGTACATCACCTACTACGAGTGGCTGCCAATTTTCTTAG gGGTCGAGAACTCGCTGTGccataaaataatttacgacACGAACGGATACGTCGATGATTATTCACCCTCGATAAACCCGAGCATACTAAACGAGCACTCGAATGCCGCATTCAGATACTTCCATTCGTTGATTGCTGGAAGACTTCA GTTGGTGAACGAGCACAGATTCGCTTTCACGTACAACAGCCTGCGGCTCAGTGACCACTTCAATCAACCCGGAGTCATAGAGCAGGGCGACAATATGAACGACCTTATCCGCGGTCTCGGAACACAGCCCGAAGAAGCAAGTGACCAATATTTTACCAGCGAG GTAACCCAATTCCTGTTCCGTGCTGGAAAAACCTTCGGCTCTGACCTCCGAGCCACCGATATTCAGAGGAGCAGAGACCACGGGCTCGCTTCTTACAACCAGGTCCGTCAATACTGCGGATTGCCGAAAGCACGTCGGTGGGCTGACTTCACTGACTACATATCGCCGGAG aACGTCGAGAAGTTGGCTCGGCTCTATGAGACTCCCGATGACGTTGACCTGACGGTTGGAGGTTCCCTGGAATCGCACGTGAACGGAGCGTTGGCGGGTCCAACCTTCGTCTGCATTCTTCTCGAACAATTCTACCGCACAAGAGCCGGAGACAGATTCTGGTTCGAGTCGTCGGATCAGGACGTCGCCTTTACACCTG AGCAACTAACCGAGATACGAAAGAGCAGTATATCGAAATTATTCTGCGACAACGGGGATAATATAAAACTGATGCAGCCCAGAGGCTTTGAAATCGTTTCGGAACA gaatcCTCTCATCAAGTGCAACGACTTGCCTGGCATCGATCTTTCGCTCTGGAGGGCCGTCGATCCTCGATACCGCGAAAGACATTACCGCCCGCATGTTTTCAGACAATAG